One region of Deltaproteobacteria bacterium genomic DNA includes:
- a CDS encoding acyl-CoA dehydrogenase family protein yields the protein MDFDLTEEVKGIQETARRFAEKEISPHIKEEGFKRDLVTRMGEQGFFGCAFPVRYGGSEAGFLAHSVVCEEISRVDSGLRSLFNLQAMTVPYTIMEWGTPEAKERYVGDLVQGKKIGCTCFSEPNAGSDLSAIETRIEDRGEYFEINGAKTWISNGSVAEVALVYGTYDRNLKHRGLCAVVVDTAQPGWTSRETPKLGDKSSPIAEIHLENVRAPKENLLGQWGEGFIVAMTALDRGRISVASGAIGLAQACLEASVAYANQRVQFGKLIREYQLIKGLVAEMVAQIEAARLLVRRAAWLNDQDRPFSREIAIAKYLAGEAVVRAAGMAMEIHGGMGYSLEMPVEKYYRDSKLYQVGEGTANIMRLLIADDALGIKKANRPRIHVPSDFRELE from the coding sequence ATGGATTTTGATTTAACCGAAGAGGTCAAGGGGATTCAGGAAACGGCCCGCCGTTTCGCCGAAAAGGAGATTTCCCCCCATATCAAAGAAGAAGGATTTAAAAGGGACCTGGTGACCAGGATGGGCGAACAGGGGTTTTTCGGTTGCGCCTTTCCTGTCCGCTACGGCGGATCGGAGGCCGGTTTTCTGGCCCATTCGGTGGTTTGCGAAGAGATCTCCCGGGTCGATTCAGGTCTCAGATCTTTATTCAACCTCCAGGCCATGACCGTCCCCTACACCATCATGGAATGGGGAACTCCGGAGGCCAAAGAGCGGTACGTGGGCGACCTGGTTCAGGGAAAAAAGATCGGTTGCACCTGTTTTTCCGAACCCAACGCCGGTTCCGACCTTTCCGCCATCGAGACCCGCATCGAAGACCGTGGCGAATATTTTGAAATCAACGGGGCCAAGACCTGGATCTCCAATGGCAGCGTGGCCGAAGTGGCCCTGGTTTATGGGACCTATGACCGGAATCTTAAACACCGGGGTTTATGCGCCGTGGTGGTCGATACGGCCCAACCGGGCTGGACTTCCCGGGAAACCCCTAAGTTAGGCGATAAATCTTCACCTATTGCCGAAATCCATCTGGAAAATGTTCGGGCCCCCAAAGAAAATCTTTTGGGCCAATGGGGAGAAGGGTTTATAGTGGCCATGACCGCCCTGGACCGCGGTCGGATCAGCGTGGCCAGCGGGGCCATCGGCCTGGCCCAGGCCTGCTTGGAAGCCTCGGTGGCCTATGCCAACCAGAGGGTCCAGTTCGGAAAGCTCATCCGGGAATATCAATTGATCAAAGGACTGGTGGCCGAAATGGTCGCCCAGATCGAGGCCGCCCGTCTTTTGGTCCGCCGGGCCGCCTGGCTCAACGACCAGGACCGTCCCTTTTCCCGGGAGATCGCTATTGCCAAGTATTTAGCCGGGGAGGCAGTGGTCCGGGCCGCCGGGATGGCTATGGAGATCCATGGAGGCATGGGCTATTCGTTGGAAATGCCGGTGGAAAAATATTATCGGGATTCCAAACTGTATCAGGTGGGCGAAGGGACGGCTAACATCATGCGTCTGTTGATCGCCGATGATGCCCTGGGCATCAAAAAGGCCAACCGGCCCAGGATTCATGTGCCCAGTGACTTTCGGGAGCTGGAGTGA
- a CDS encoding DUF3795 domain-containing protein produces the protein MEKMIAFCGMGCTECPTFLATQENDDSKRKKVAEQWSQFFQMSLKPEDINCDGCHSATGRLFNHCQVCEIRKCGQEKDLKNCAFCNEYPCQKLTNLFMLIPQGKANLEEIRKTL, from the coding sequence ATGGAGAAGATGATTGCTTTTTGCGGTATGGGCTGTACCGAATGCCCGACTTTCCTGGCCACCCAGGAGAATGACGATAGTAAAAGGAAAAAGGTCGCCGAACAATGGTCCCAATTTTTTCAAATGTCGCTCAAACCGGAAGACATCAATTGTGACGGATGCCATTCGGCAACCGGAAGACTTTTCAACCACTGCCAGGTTTGCGAAATCAGGAAATGCGGTCAGGAAAAGGATCTCAAGAATTGCGCTTTTTGCAATGAATATCCCTGCCAAAAATTGACCAACCTATTTATGCTGATCCCCCAAGGAAAAGCCAACCTGGAGGAGATAAGAAAAACGCTGTAA